In the Maribacter sp. MJ134 genome, one interval contains:
- a CDS encoding GH3 auxin-responsive promoter family protein — MSLKGLAAKIFAYKIARKTASWSKRPFKTQDKVFEDLIRKAKDTTFGIDHRFKEIKNHSDFISRVPVRDYEELKPYVGQVIEGKENVLWPGKPVYFAKTSGTTSGAKYIPITASSIKNQVNASRDAILGYIHETGNTGFVDGKMIFLQGSPVLQEKNGIKLGRLSGISAHYVPSYLQKNRLPSWETNCIEDWEEKVNAVVEETVGQNMTVIAGIPSWVQMYFERLKEKTNRNIGDLFKNFELFIYGGVNYGPYKKKFEELIGRKVASIELFPASEGFFAYQNSQKENGMLLLLDSGIFYEFIKADTFFEEDRKRITLQEVELHIDYVMIISTDAGLWGYNLGDTIRFISIEPFKIIVSGRIKHFISAFGEHVIAKEVEQAMQEAMDQTDAKVNEFTVAPQITPAENELPYHEWLIEFERKPSNMKDFIETLDKSLQQQNSYYYDLIAGNILQTLKISSIKKNGFQEYMRSIGKLGGQNKVQRLSNDRKVADVLLAQKEN; from the coding sequence ATGTCATTAAAAGGATTAGCCGCTAAGATTTTTGCTTACAAAATTGCACGTAAGACCGCATCATGGTCCAAACGTCCTTTTAAGACCCAGGATAAAGTTTTTGAAGATTTAATAAGAAAGGCGAAGGACACCACTTTTGGCATTGACCACCGTTTCAAGGAAATAAAGAACCATTCAGATTTTATTTCTCGTGTGCCTGTACGAGACTACGAGGAACTTAAACCATACGTAGGCCAAGTCATAGAGGGTAAGGAAAATGTGTTGTGGCCGGGGAAACCTGTATACTTTGCAAAAACTTCTGGCACTACTTCTGGGGCCAAGTACATACCCATTACGGCGTCCTCTATAAAGAATCAGGTAAATGCATCAAGAGACGCTATATTAGGTTATATTCATGAAACGGGTAATACGGGTTTTGTAGACGGTAAAATGATATTCTTGCAGGGCAGTCCTGTCCTACAGGAGAAAAATGGAATTAAGCTAGGGAGGCTTTCTGGAATTTCGGCACATTACGTGCCGAGTTACCTGCAAAAGAATAGACTGCCTTCTTGGGAAACGAATTGCATTGAAGACTGGGAGGAAAAGGTGAACGCGGTCGTGGAGGAAACGGTGGGGCAGAACATGACGGTAATTGCGGGGATTCCCTCATGGGTGCAAATGTACTTTGAAAGACTCAAAGAAAAAACCAATCGGAATATTGGAGATTTGTTCAAAAATTTTGAACTTTTTATTTATGGAGGAGTGAACTATGGTCCTTACAAGAAGAAGTTTGAGGAACTTATAGGAAGGAAAGTGGCGAGCATTGAGCTATTTCCGGCCAGTGAAGGTTTTTTTGCGTATCAGAATTCTCAAAAGGAAAACGGAATGCTTCTGCTTTTGGATTCCGGAATATTTTACGAATTTATAAAGGCAGATACTTTCTTTGAAGAAGACAGGAAACGAATTACGTTGCAAGAGGTGGAGTTGCATATAGATTACGTTATGATTATTTCCACCGATGCAGGTCTGTGGGGGTACAATTTAGGAGATACCATTCGGTTTATTTCTATCGAGCCCTTTAAAATAATAGTATCTGGAAGAATTAAACACTTTATTTCGGCATTTGGGGAACATGTTATAGCCAAAGAAGTGGAGCAGGCAATGCAAGAAGCCATGGATCAAACCGATGCTAAAGTCAATGAATTCACCGTTGCACCCCAAATTACTCCTGCTGAAAATGAGCTGCCCTATCATGAATGGCTCATTGAGTTCGAAAGAAAACCGTCTAACATGAAGGATTTCATTGAAACCTTAGATAAATCGCTTCAACAACAGAATAGTTACTACTATGATTTGATAGCAGGCAACATTCTGCAGACCCTGAAAATCTCCTCGATTAAAAAGAACGGTTTTCAGGAATATATGAGGTCCATTGGAAAACTTGGCGGACAAAATAAAGTACAGCGACTTTCTAACGATAGAAAGGTTGCAGATGTACTATTAGCGCAAAAAGAGAATTAA
- a CDS encoding M23 family metallopeptidase yields MAKKVKKRKEIKRKLLHKYRLVILNENTFEEKISFKLSRLNVFVTGSLFMIGLIGFTILLIAFTPLREYIPGYSSTRLKKQATELTYKTDSLVRILNYTNKYLDNIRMVLKGDIENNEINRDSLFDQFKIDPTSIDLTPTKEDSLLRAEVALEDKYNLFERTTAKSILVLFPPITGTVTMNFDAQKKHYAVDIVAPIDTPVKAVANGTVIFAEWTADTGYVIILEHKGGLLSVYKHNGSLDKFQGAIVRSGEVIASVGNTGELTTGPHLHFELWDNGNPVNPSDFIDFN; encoded by the coding sequence ATGGCTAAAAAAGTAAAAAAGAGAAAGGAAATTAAGCGAAAACTACTTCATAAGTATCGCTTGGTTATTCTTAATGAAAATACTTTTGAGGAAAAGATATCCTTCAAACTAAGCCGGCTCAACGTTTTTGTTACCGGTTCTCTTTTTATGATAGGGCTTATAGGTTTCACCATTTTATTAATAGCCTTTACCCCGCTAAGGGAGTATATCCCTGGCTATTCTTCTACTAGACTTAAGAAACAGGCCACCGAACTTACCTATAAAACAGACTCTTTAGTACGGATTTTGAATTATACCAATAAGTATTTAGATAATATTAGAATGGTATTGAAGGGAGACATCGAAAATAATGAAATTAACAGGGATTCCTTATTCGATCAATTTAAAATAGACCCAACATCCATTGATTTGACACCTACCAAGGAAGATTCGCTCCTAAGGGCTGAGGTAGCTTTGGAGGATAAATACAATTTATTTGAGCGCACAACCGCAAAAAGCATTCTCGTGTTATTTCCGCCGATCACCGGCACTGTTACCATGAATTTTGACGCCCAGAAAAAACATTATGCCGTAGATATTGTTGCCCCTATAGACACGCCAGTAAAGGCTGTTGCTAATGGGACAGTGATTTTTGCGGAATGGACAGCAGATACGGGTTACGTAATTATCCTGGAACATAAAGGCGGTCTTTTAAGTGTGTATAAGCATAATGGGTCATTAGATAAGTTTCAAGGCGCAATAGTCCGCTCTGGTGAAGTTATAGCCTCTGTGGGTAATACGGGTGAACTGACCACCGGACCCCATTTACATTTTGAACTATGGGATAACGGTAACCCGGTGAATCCGTCCGATTTTATAGATTTTAATTAG
- the tatA gene encoding twin-arginine translocase TatA/TatE family subunit: MTFSNIILAIGPWQIAIVVLVVLLLFGGKKIPELMRGLGSGIKEFKDASKEDENLEEPKKE; this comes from the coding sequence ATGACATTTTCTAATATAATTCTGGCTATTGGCCCATGGCAAATAGCAATTGTTGTTCTCGTAGTGCTATTGTTGTTTGGAGGAAAGAAAATCCCCGAATTAATGCGCGGTTTAGGAAGCGGTATTAAAGAATTCAAAGATGCCTCAAAAGAAGATGAAAATTTAGAAGAACCCAAGAAAGAGTAG
- a CDS encoding OmpA family protein produces MKTTFNVLLNMKMMYTPIKNILTLLFVAFTLIINGQGLNDLSVQEESPSTIDHNFTEDADQSAQDEDSFLRAADANDIPQRTFSNLKDATDGYYVISMVLSSDKNLKRAIKKHKRKGFEPGYIFIQDKGLYYYYLKSYNDWQPAIEDVNSKFDNTYKDNVWILKIDDSEPNRALAVNNSSNQPVLENEISNEIAGNIILEKEVSEKSANKDKLVKRADEYFNKMWYAEAAKLYEMALNKSQDNYSYQVLQKAGDAHYFNTNMEQAYKWYNILYENYSDEMSADNIFKYAHSLKGTGNYARSKKLMRLYNKRLKASSEPASAFNKQREIELDNILNTEKKFDIKNLKINSENSEFSPMFFGEDVVFASAMDSSVFNTRRYKWNNQPYLDLYVSKLNEESQELKNAVKFSKKVNTKYHEASVAFSPDNETMYFTRNNYGKKLKRDKKGINHLKIYRSKKVNGEWLEATEVSFNSDAYSTGHPAISSDGKKMYFVSDMPGSLGETDIFVVDINEDGSFSEPRNLGPEINTEQKEMFPFINDKKFYFSSDGHTGLGGLDVFEASFDAEKGFTEVRNLGKPINSNKDDFSYIVDEETQKGYFASNRDGGKGDDDIYSFKRLVLEEIPENKNAIAGVVTELITGDLMPKAMVELLDENNIKLKEVETAEDGSFIFEDLDSNTRYTLRTTGGDTYFEDERETATEDNTTVNVEVKLRKLQEMITVENGIRKLKTEMIHFNFDKSYIRPDAANELDKLVEVMNEYPDMVIKVESHTDSRGSAVYNKYLSGKRAESTRDYIISKGIAPERIQSATGYGEERLLNGCDGSVACTEQNHYLNRRSEFIIVEM; encoded by the coding sequence ATGAAGACAACTTTTAATGTACTTCTAAACATGAAGATGATGTATACCCCTATAAAAAATATTTTAACGCTTCTCTTTGTGGCGTTCACTTTGATCATCAACGGACAAGGTCTTAACGATTTATCCGTACAGGAAGAATCTCCTAGTACAATAGACCATAATTTTACCGAAGATGCCGACCAATCAGCACAAGATGAGGATTCCTTCCTGCGAGCTGCCGACGCCAACGACATTCCGCAGCGCACATTTTCCAATTTAAAGGACGCTACCGATGGATATTATGTGATATCCATGGTGCTTAGTTCTGATAAGAATTTAAAAAGAGCTATAAAAAAACATAAAAGAAAAGGGTTTGAGCCAGGTTATATCTTTATTCAAGACAAGGGTCTTTACTACTATTACCTCAAGAGTTACAACGATTGGCAACCAGCAATTGAAGACGTTAATTCAAAATTCGATAATACTTACAAAGACAATGTCTGGATTCTTAAAATAGATGATAGTGAGCCAAACCGGGCATTGGCCGTCAATAACAGTTCCAATCAACCAGTCTTGGAGAACGAAATAAGTAATGAAATTGCTGGAAATATAATTTTAGAAAAAGAAGTTTCCGAAAAATCAGCCAATAAGGATAAGCTTGTTAAGCGTGCCGATGAATATTTCAATAAAATGTGGTACGCTGAAGCGGCAAAATTATATGAAATGGCCTTGAATAAAAGTCAAGACAATTATTCATACCAAGTATTACAAAAAGCTGGAGATGCGCACTATTTCAACACGAACATGGAGCAGGCTTACAAATGGTACAATATACTATATGAGAACTACAGTGATGAGATGTCCGCGGATAATATCTTTAAATACGCTCATTCGCTAAAAGGAACGGGTAATTACGCAAGATCAAAGAAATTGATGCGCCTCTACAATAAAAGATTAAAAGCTTCAAGCGAGCCGGCTAGCGCCTTTAACAAACAAAGAGAAATAGAACTTGACAATATTCTGAATACCGAGAAGAAATTTGATATCAAAAATCTAAAAATCAATTCAGAAAACTCAGAATTTTCTCCTATGTTCTTTGGAGAAGATGTCGTTTTTGCTTCTGCTATGGACTCCTCCGTTTTTAATACCAGGCGGTATAAATGGAATAATCAGCCCTATTTGGACCTCTACGTTTCTAAGCTAAATGAAGAATCACAAGAATTGAAGAACGCCGTTAAATTCTCAAAGAAAGTCAATACCAAATATCATGAAGCTTCCGTAGCTTTTTCTCCAGACAATGAGACCATGTATTTTACGCGTAACAATTACGGAAAGAAGCTAAAGCGAGACAAGAAAGGTATCAACCACCTTAAAATTTATCGTTCTAAAAAGGTTAACGGTGAATGGTTAGAGGCAACGGAAGTTTCCTTTAATAGTGACGCCTATTCTACTGGGCACCCAGCTATAAGCTCGGATGGCAAGAAAATGTATTTTGTATCCGATATGCCTGGATCTCTTGGGGAAACAGATATTTTTGTCGTTGATATCAATGAAGATGGCTCGTTTTCAGAACCACGGAATTTAGGTCCAGAAATTAATACGGAGCAAAAAGAAATGTTCCCCTTTATTAATGATAAAAAGTTCTATTTCTCATCGGACGGACATACAGGTTTGGGAGGACTGGACGTTTTTGAAGCTTCTTTTGATGCCGAAAAAGGATTTACTGAAGTACGAAACCTTGGCAAACCTATAAATAGCAATAAAGACGATTTCTCCTATATCGTAGATGAGGAGACTCAAAAAGGCTATTTCGCCTCCAATAGGGATGGTGGAAAGGGAGATGATGACATCTATTCCTTTAAACGACTTGTTTTAGAAGAAATTCCTGAGAATAAAAACGCTATTGCTGGGGTTGTTACAGAGCTCATTACGGGTGATTTAATGCCTAAGGCCATGGTAGAATTACTGGATGAAAACAATATTAAGCTCAAGGAGGTAGAAACCGCGGAGGATGGCAGTTTCATATTCGAAGATTTAGATTCTAACACAAGGTACACTTTAAGAACTACAGGTGGTGACACTTATTTTGAAGATGAAAGGGAAACCGCTACAGAGGATAATACAACGGTAAATGTAGAAGTTAAGCTAAGAAAGCTTCAAGAAATGATAACTGTTGAGAATGGTATACGCAAGCTTAAGACAGAAATGATTCACTTTAATTTTGATAAGTCTTACATAAGGCCTGATGCCGCTAATGAACTTGATAAGTTAGTAGAAGTAATGAACGAATATCCTGATATGGTCATAAAGGTAGAATCCCATACAGATTCCAGGGGTAGTGCGGTTTATAACAAATACCTGTCCGGTAAAAGAGCCGAGTCTACAAGAGACTATATTATTTCTAAGGGAATTGCGCCAGAGCGTATACAAAGTGCTACTGGTTATGGAGAGGAAAGACTCTTAAATGGCTGTGATGGAAGCGTAGCCTGTACTGAACAGAACCACTACTTAAACCGTAGGTCAGAATTTATCATCGTAGAAATGTAA
- a CDS encoding DUF6747 family protein has protein sequence MEKIILVKEIYLEAFKNWKSYILENYFKVFSWLCFALLALAIYAFVFRVSTGFSFSNL, from the coding sequence ATGGAAAAAATTATACTCGTAAAAGAAATATATCTTGAGGCTTTTAAAAATTGGAAGAGCTACATCCTAGAAAATTATTTCAAAGTTTTTTCTTGGCTGTGTTTTGCGCTTTTAGCACTAGCCATTTATGCTTTTGTCTTTAGGGTGTCTACCGGATTTTCCTTCAGTAACCTATAA
- a CDS encoding DUF4837 family protein → MKKLFFLPIFTFLLLSSCEEGEKKDYLPNSIGAYNTLTVVIDNELWNSEVGDRIRENFAAPALGLTWDEALFSITQIPPQVFSGAVRNTRAVLYVMEDSLSIAHMKKNMYAKPQKVGVIKGRTKDEIITNLNKKAPEFIEAFKKLELDEAQKRFLKSLSKEKALQNNFGVELNVPSIYKVGREEKDFVWIDRQIQKGNMNIIAYSVPWDTFKNDSTFVQDIVSMRDSIGRLFIPGEDIPGKENYMITEKAFSPYVFPVEIAGRKAAEVRGIWEMSGYPMAGPFLTYIINDKPNNRKLVLEGFTFAPATEKRDYMFELEAIMKTVRFTEK, encoded by the coding sequence ATGAAAAAATTATTTTTCTTGCCCATTTTCACCTTTTTGCTGTTATCCTCTTGTGAAGAAGGAGAAAAAAAGGATTACTTGCCCAATTCCATAGGCGCTTACAACACCTTAACGGTAGTTATAGACAACGAGTTATGGAATAGCGAGGTGGGGGATAGAATTCGAGAGAATTTTGCTGCTCCCGCACTAGGCCTTACCTGGGACGAAGCCTTATTTAGCATTACCCAAATACCACCGCAAGTATTTTCTGGAGCGGTAAGGAATACAAGGGCCGTTCTTTATGTTATGGAAGACTCCCTGAGCATAGCCCATATGAAAAAGAACATGTACGCTAAGCCACAAAAAGTAGGTGTAATCAAGGGTAGAACCAAGGATGAAATCATTACTAACCTCAACAAAAAGGCACCGGAATTTATCGAGGCTTTTAAGAAATTGGAATTGGATGAGGCTCAAAAGAGGTTCTTAAAATCGCTAAGTAAAGAAAAGGCCCTACAGAACAATTTTGGTGTTGAATTGAACGTACCATCAATTTATAAAGTAGGTCGTGAAGAAAAAGACTTTGTTTGGATAGACCGTCAGATTCAGAAGGGTAACATGAACATTATTGCGTACAGTGTGCCTTGGGATACCTTTAAGAACGATTCTACATTTGTGCAAGATATCGTAAGTATGAGAGATTCCATCGGGAGACTGTTCATACCTGGCGAAGACATTCCCGGAAAGGAAAATTATATGATAACGGAGAAGGCCTTTTCGCCCTATGTTTTCCCTGTAGAAATAGCTGGCAGAAAAGCAGCTGAGGTCAGAGGTATTTGGGAAATGTCCGGATATCCTATGGCAGGCCCTTTTTTAACCTATATCATTAATGATAAACCGAACAACAGAAAATTAGTGCTGGAAGGTTTTACCTTTGCCCCTGCAACGGAGAAGAGAGATTATATGTTTGAACTGGAAGCCATTATGAAAACGGTGCGTTTTACAGAAAAGTAA